CGCCATGGCCCTCCGCACTCCCCGGAACTTCACCCCCGGCCCCACCGAAAACGCCTCCGGCCTGATGTCCGGCGGCCTCATAGGTCCCGTCCGCCTCCAATACATGCGCACAAAGTCTTGATTTCACATCACTTGCCCGCGCGGCCCATACCCCCTGCAGAGACTTACCCTTTTAGAATCAAGACTTTGCAAAAGAAGTCCAGACCTAAGTCCCCTGTTTCGAAGACTTTGCACAAAAACAGGGGGGAAGGGGGTACCCCTCTGCAACAACAAACTAATCTGGTGCGAGGAGCGGAGTGATGAAAGCGCTGATGCTGTGCAGGTACGAACATCTGGAGGTTACGGATATCCCGGAGCCCGACTGCGCGCCCGACGAGGTGCTGATTCGTGTGGCGGCCTGCGGTATCTGCGGTAGCGATGTTCACGGGTACGACGGTAGCTCCGGGCGCCGCATTCCCCCCATCGTGATGGGGCATGAGGGGGCCGGCATCATCGAGCGTGTCGGCACGCACGTAAAAAACTACAAGCCTGGTGACCGCGTGACCTTTGACTCCACTGTTTACTGCGGCGATTGCGAATTCTGCCAGCGCGGCGAGGTCAATCTCTGCGATAACCGCCAGGTGCTCGGCGTCTCCTGCGGGGACTACCGGCGCAACGGCGCCTTCGCGGAACTCGTCGCGGTCCCGGCACGCATTCTTTATCCCCTGCCCGACGGTTTCCCTTTCGAAGAGGCCGCGATGCTTGAGGCGGTGTCGGTTGCGTTGCATGCCGTACGCATCACGCAAATGAAGGGTGGCGAATCAGCGTTGGTCATCGGTGCAGGGATGATTGGTCTGCTCACCGCACAGGCAGCACGCGCTGCAGGATGCAAGTCCGTAATGATCGCCGATGTGGACGCAGCGCGCCTGAAGCTGGCTGAGGAGGTCGGCATCCCGGAAACACTGCACCTCAGCGGACAGCAGCTGATCGACGAAGTGCTGCGCCGTACCGGCGGACACGGCGTGGATGTGGTGCTCGAGGCCGTGGGCCGCGCCGAAACGGTCGTCGCCTCCATTGAGTGTGTGCGCCGCGGCGGCACGGTGACCCTTATCGGCAACATTCAACCGGAGGTGCCACTGCCACTGCAACGCGTTGTCACCCGCGAGATCCGGCTGCAGGGCTCGTGCGCGTCAGCGGGCGAATATACGGAGGCCATCCGTCTGATGAGCGATGGCGCGATCACCGTAAGGCCGCTCATCTCCGCGATGTCATCGCTGGAGGAGGCCTCTGACTGGTTCCGCCGTCTGCATTGTCGCGAGGCCGGCCTGCTCAAGGTGGTTGTAACGCCGAACGGCACATCAGAGGTAGACGCGTGAGCCACAATTTCTTCGATCTCACCGGCCAGGTGGCTGTGGTCACCGGCGCATCGCGCGGCCTTGGCCAGTACTTCTCACGCGCGCTGGGCCGCGCCGGTGCGAAGCTCGTCATCACCAGCCGCAAAGCAGGTGACTGCGATCAGTTTCTGAATGAGTTGGCAGGCGGTGGGATTGAGGCGAAGGCTCTCGTGCTGAATGTGCGCGAGCACGACAGCATTGCAGCGTTTGGCCCCGCAGCAGAAGCGGCGTACGGCAAGGTCGACATCCTGGTGAACAACGCCGGCTGCAATATTCGCAAGCCCGCGCTCGAGGTCACATGGGAGGACTGGAACACCGTCCTCGACACCAATCTGCGCGGTGCCTTCTTTGTGGCGCAGGCGGTTGCGCGCGGCATGATCCAACGCGGCTACGGCCGCATCATCAACATCAGTTCCGTCACAAGCGTCTTTGGCTACGCGGGTCTTGCGCCGTATGGGGCAAGCCGCGGAGGCATCCGCCAGCTCACCATGAGCCTCGCCGATGACTGGGGCAAGAACGGCATCACCGTGAATGCGCTCGCTCCCGGCTGGTTCGAGACTGAGCAGAACAAGGTGATGTACCAGAACGAAGGCTGGGTGGAGTACCTGAAGGAACGCATCCCGCTGAACCGCCCCGGACGGCCCGACGATCTGGACGGAGCGATCGTCTTCCTTGCCAGTGAAGCCTCGCGATACATCACGGGACAGACGTTGCTGGTGGATGGCGGCATCACGGTGGGCCGCACCCGCGCAGTCGTAAACAAACCTTAGTAAGGTGTCGCTGCGCTGGCGAACACCGCCCGTCTATGAGAGCGATGTTCCGGCAAGCGCCTTCTGCACATCGATCACCTCGACGCGTCTGAGCATCGTCAGATAGGCCACGATACCCACCAGGATGTACACGGTCGGAATCACGAAGGCCCACATGTAGCTACCCGTGCGCTGCACTACCCATCCGGTCAGGATCGGCGCGGCGATCGCAGAAATCTGATTAGAGAAGTTCATAATCCCACCCACTCTGCCGCTGCTCGAGTTCGGAACCAGGAGCGTCGGCAGGCTCCACAGCACTGGCGACGCGGCGGAGAGACCTCCGATGGCGATGGTTATCGAAATCAGTGCCGACGTGATGCTGTGCGCAAACGCAGCTCCCGCGATGCCCAGGCCACAGCAGGTCCCAGCGATCAGCACCGTCCGTCTTACTGCATTGGCGTCGAAGCCGCGCTTGATCAAAAGGTCCACCAGAACGCCGCCAATCAGCAGGCCGCAACATGCGGCCACCAGCCAGGGAGCACCGGTAAAAAGGAACGACTGCCGTAATGTGATGTGCTGCGTTTGGGCGAGGTACGTAGGCAGCCATGTCAGCAGCAGATAAAAAACATAGTTGTAAGCACCGGAGCCAATCGCCGCTCCCAATATCTTGCGCTCGCGAAGCAAACGACTCATAGGAATGGGAGGCGCAAGCATAAGGTCGAAGTCGCCCGGTCCGCTGTCCCGACGGACGATATTGCGAATGGAAAACCGGTGCGGCTCGCGATACAGCAGCGCAAACGCGGCAAGGTAGGCAAACGACAGCAGTGCCGTAAATCCGAAGGACCAGCGCCATCCGAACTGTAACAACAGCAATCCCAGCAAGGGCACGCCGACGGCATTGGCCAGCTTCGCGGTGCTGTCGAACATCGCGGTTGCAAACGAGCGCTCATGCGCCGGGAACCACCCTCCGACGGCCTTTGCACTCGCCGGGAAAGTGGGTGCCTCGCCAATACCGAGCAGCAGCCGCGCCGCAAAGAACAGCAACACGCTCGGAGCAAATGCCGCGGCGATCGAAGCCATGCCCCAGACGAAGATGGACACCAGCGAAACCTTGCGCACACCGAAGGCGTCCAGCAGCATGCCCGTGGGCAACTGGCAGGCCGCGTAGGTCCACGAATACGCTGCGGAGAGCTGGCCGAAAGCTGCAGGAGTGATGTGGAAGCTCTTCACCAGCGCGTCGTGCGAGACGGACAGGTTTACGCGGTCGAAGTAGTTGACCAGCACACCGAGAGCTAGTAAAACGCCGATGGTCCAGCGATAGGGCTCGGGATTGGAGTGCTCCAAGGTCAGAGCTTCAGCGGACATATATGCGTAATCACTCGAGGGCTGCGGCTGGGATACCAAATGGCGAAGGTTCAACGTGCCGGATAAGCGACCGTTTTGCCGGTGCGCGAGTTAAATACCGTGAATGAACCATCCTTACTCGCGCTGACCTTTAGATAATTGCCCGCGTCTGAAGCGTCATCGCCGTTGAGATTCGCAATGCGTTCGTCAGGCACGTTGTACTGGCCGGCCTCTTCCGAACGGTGCAGTTGCCACATCGCACTGAGTCCGGGCACCGCATTGATCTGCTTGACGGTTGGAAGTGATCCTCCCTTTTTAGCACCGTTGTCCATGATCGCTACCTCGGGTTGAATAGCATCGACGTAGGCAGGACTGGAACTCTGATACCAGCCGTGATGGGAGACGATCAACAGCGAAACGGTTCCAATGCGATTGACGGGGCACATCAGGGAACGTTCCTTGTCCCACGTCAGATCGCCGAGATCTGTGGCGCTGAAGCGCCCAAAGCGAAGAAGCACGCCGACGGAGTGGCTGTTCTCCGTCGTGTCTGTCGGGCGAATCTCGGATTTGTCGCAGAAGCTGTTCGCTGCGCCTGCCCCGGGCAGTGGATTGGTGATGACCTCTCCGTTGGAGCTGAGCACTTGTGCGCTGAGATCTCGTAATGGCAGCGTCTGCCCTGCAGAAACCGTCATGCGTTTTGCGCGGCCGGAGCGGATCGCCTCCATATATGCATTGAAACCTGAGACACAGGCTGGGCAGCGCTCGTACAGGTCACCGTGGTCGATGAACGTGCCGACAGGCATGAGCGCGAGCAGTTGAGGAACACCGCCGACATGATCGTCGTGATAGTGCGTGATGATCACATAGTCGAGCTTGCTCAGACCGGCGAGCTTCGCAGCCGCCACGATGCGCTTTGCGTCACGCGAGTCGTGCCCAGGCCAACCCGTATCGATCAGCAGCGACTCGTGCTGGGGAGTGACGAACAGCGTAGACTGGCCGCCCTCCACATCGATGAAGTAGATATCGAGCGTCTTTTGCTGCGCGGCTGCGGATAATGAGGTCACGATCGCGAGGACGGTCAGCAGTAAGGTCTTCATCGAATCTCCTTGTGGGTAGAGTGGCATGGGGTTGCCCCTAACACGATGCCACCATCAACAAGCAGTGTATGGTCAGTGACGGTCGGTCTGAGCGACGCGTGGGATTCGCTTGCATTCACAGGGAATTTGTTCGCCAATGGTCGGCTCACCCAGGCGAACGCTACGGCGAGGCGCAGCGCCTCGGCCGAATCCCTCGGATATCCAACAGAGCGTAAGTTGTTTTGTGAGTGGTGAGCGGGCTGGGGCTCGAACCCAGGACCAGCGCCTTAAAAGGGCGATGCTCTACCAACTGAGCTACCCGCTCGCTCTTTGATTAAGGTAACACGCTCAGACTGTGAGATTCACAAGCTGCGGCTGCTCCTCAGCGACGGTGCGCTTCAATTGTCCGCATGCCGCGTAGATGTCGCGGCCGCGCGGCCTGCGAATGTACGCCGGCATTCCGCCTTCAATAAGCATCTTCTGGAAGCGCGCAACATCCTCCGGCTTGGGCTGCACGTAGTCGATGCCCGGGCCGGGATTCCAAACGATCAGGTTCACCTTCGCGCGCATGCCCTTCAACAGATCGAGCACCTCGCGCGCATGCTCTGGCTGATCATTCACGCCGCCGAGCAAAACGTATTCGAACGTGACCCACTCACGCGTACGCAGAGGGATACGCTTGCAGGCTGCGAGCAGCTCCGCGATCTTCCACTTGCGCGTAATCGGCATTATGCGCTCGCGCACAACGTCGTTGCTCGCGTTGAGTGAAAGTGCGAGCTTCGGGCGAACCTCTTCGCTCGCGAAGCGCTCGATTCCCGGCAGGATTCCGCTGGTGGAGACGGTCATGCGCGATTCGGGAATGCCAATTCCCTCAGCCAGCAGGCGCACGCTCGCCATGAACTCGTCGTAGTTCAGGAACGGCTCGCCCATTCCCATGAAGACGAGGTTGATTCTGTCTTTGCCGATCTGGATTGCCTGCCGGTTCAGGACAGCCGCAACTTGTCCGGCAATTTCACCTGCGGTGAGATTGCGCTTGATGCCCAGCTTCGCTGTGAGGCAGAACTGACAATTCACCGCACATCCGACCTGGCTCGAGATGCAGATTGTGGCGCGCCGGAATCCCTTTTCCGCGAGAGTGCCGAAGCTGGATTTCGCGCGTCCGTTTCCGCGCCGGTCCCAGTACCCGGGCTTTGCTCCGGAAACAGCCTCTTCGGCATCGACAGACTCTGCCGCCTCTTCTTCGGCGGCTTCGCTGCCATCACCACGCTCGCCGCCATCGCCGTCGGGCATCCACACGGTTTCGACGGTCTCGCCGTCGGCCATGCGCATGAGGTAGCGCTCTGTGCCGTCGACCGAACGAGCTGTCTGGACGATCTCGGGCAGACCGACGCTCCAGCCCGCTGTCATGAGCTGCTCGCGCAGGGGATGCGAGAGGGTGGTCATGTCCTCAACGCTGATGACACGCTGCTTGTACAGAGCGTCCCATATCTGGCGGGCGCGGTAAGGCTTTTGCCCGAAGCTGTTCATCAGCTCGGCCAAGCCAGGGAGAGTCATCCCGAAAAGAGCGCGCGTTTCCACTCCTTCTAGGATACTGTCTCCCGATGAACCATCACATTGATCCGGCCGCGGTATACGCAGAAGCACGCTCCCTCAACGCCACCTATGGAATTGGTGCGGAGACGGAGGCGCTACGCCGCATCCTGGAGGCGAATTCAAAGGGAGATGCGCAACAAGAGGCGTTCTGGCAGGCGGTGTCGAGGACTCTTCAGTCGCCGGGATACTTTTATCCGGGCCTCTGAAGCGCATTACGAAGAACGACACCTCGCCCCGCTGCGCGACAAAACGCAGCAACTGGCCAATGACCGATGAACCGCTAGGCGGCGGCCAGGACGGCAACGCGGCGGTCAGCTTCGACCACGCCATCGGCGACACCCACGTCCATGTACAGGGCGCGAGCTTCGATCCAATGGGATACCGCATGGTCTCTTTCGCCCGCAGCCATTTCGGCCAAAGCCGCTACGCGGAGCGCGTTTGCCATTTCGAGTGGACTGGGCGGTGAACTTCGGTAGTACTCGAGAACGGCCCGGGCCTCGCGCAATCCTGTTGCGCAATCCCCTGCTCTGACGGCGAACTCGGCGGCGTGTCGCAGAGCATGGGCCCAACGTGCAGGTTGTTGTTCCGCCTGGAAGGATTCTGCTGCTTCCTCATACAGCGCCGTAGCGTCGGAGAGCCGACCCTGGCGCCGCGCTGACTTTGCTTCAATCACGCAATCGTCACCGCTCATGGGAGACAATCTACGCCTTTGAGGAGCTGTTGAAAACTTGTCTTCGAGACGAAATCTTGGGTCGGGTCCCAGCGCAGTGGAGGTTGGGGTGCGGGGGCGAAATGGAGGGTACCCCCTCCCCCGTCGAAAGTGTGCAAAGTCTTCTAAAAATTAGACTTAGGCTTGGACTTTATTTGCAAAGTCCTGATTCCAAAGGGGAAGCACGTAAAGTATTCAAAGAACTGGGCTTCAGCCCGAAAAGCCGAAGCCCGGCGCTGGCGCGGGGCTGATCTTTCCTTGAGTTAAGCGTATCGCGGCCGTCAAGGGTCTTGGCTTTGATTCAACGACTTGCGGCTCCGTGAAAGAATGTAAGTAATGCCTATTTCAGTCCCTGTTGCGGAAAACGCAACGCCCAGTTCACCGCATACCCGCGATATCCGTTCCACCCGACTCCCAAACGGGCTGCTTGTGCTCACCGAGCGCATGCCTCATCTTCGCTCCGTCTCCATGGGCGTGTGGCTGGACGGCGGATCGCGCGACGAAACTCCGGCGGCGAACGGTATCTCGCACTTTCTAGAGCACATGGTGTTCAAGGGCACCACGACGCGAAGCGCGCAGCAGTTCGCCCGCGAGGCCGACGCGCTGGGCGGCAATGTGGATGCTTTCACGGGCAAAGAGACGGTTTGCTTCTCGATCAAGGTGCTGGACGAGAGCGTGCCCGCGGCGCTGGATCTGCTGACGGACCTCGTTCTGCACCCCACGTTTGCGCCGGATGACATCGTGCGCGAGCGTGGCGTCATTCTGGAAGAGATCAAGATGGACGAGGACAATCCGGACTACCTCGTCCACGAGTTGTTTACGCGGAATTTCTGGCCCCATGACGCGCTGGGACGGCCGATCCTCGGGACGGCGAAGACGGTGTCAAGCTTCAACCAGCAGATTGTGCTCGATGAGTATGCGAAGCGTTTCACTCCGGCGAACATGGTGTTTGCGGCGGCGGGAAATCTGCAGCACGAAGAGTTTCTGGCGCAGGTCGAGGCCGCCTTCGATTCGCTGGCGGCGAGCTCCAGCGACAAACTGGTACGCGGCGCGTCGCCGGCAGTGAAACCGCACATCACGCTGAAGAACAAGAAGTCGCTGGAGCAGGTGCAGATGTGCCTGGCGGTTCCCGGATTGCCGGTGGCGCATGAGGACCGGTACGCGGCGTTCCTGCTGAACTCGATTCTTGGCGGAGGGATGAGCTCGCGGCTGTTTCAGTCGATCCGTGAGGAGCGCGGGCTGGCGTATTCGATCTATTCAGAGCTGAGTCCGTTCCGGGACACCGGATCGTTGGCGGTTTATGCAGGCTGCGGCGTGGAGCGCACGCGCGAGGTGCTGGACCTGACGCTGGCGGAGCTGAACCGGATGAAGTCCGAGCCGGTCGCTGAGGACGATCTGAGGCGGGCGAAGGACCAGATCAAGGGCAACATGGTGCTGGGATTGGAGAGCTCGTCTTCGCGGATGAGCTCGCTGGCACGGCAGCAGATGTATCACGGGCGATTCTTCTCCGCGGAGGAGATTACGGCGGAGGTCGACCGCGTGACCGCTGGCGATATCCGCCGACTGGCGGGAGAGCTGTTCCAAACGGACCGGCTTGCACTGACGCTGCTCGGCAATTTGGGGTCGCTCGAAATCAAGCGCGGGGACTTGGCGTGTTAGCAGGTCAGCGAGTCGCGGGCCGGGGCTGAAGCCCCGGTTCCTGCGAGGTGCCGTTACCGCGGGCTAAAGCCGGCTGCTAATCCGGGGGGCCGGCTAAAGTCGGCGCCCCATTTTTTCGAAAGGGCGGGTTACGGCCCATCCAGAGATGGGCCCTTCCGGGCTGAGCGTCGGAGATCCTTGTGCCGCTTTGTGTGTATCTGCATGTGCATGACGACCGGGAAGCGTGTACGTCTATACTTTGAGTTGTCATTGCTATGAGGATTCCTGCCTTGCAAACCGCATGTTCTGAGCGCGCTGATTTATCCGAAAATCGTTCTAAATCTTCTGTAGCAGAGGCCGGCTTTACGCTGGTCGAGCTGCTCATCGTCATGTCGGTGATCCTGATCCTGATGACGCTGGCCATTCCGGAGATGATGAAAGTCATCATGCGCAGCAATGAGACCTCGGCGATCCAGTCACTGCGCGACCTGAACTCGCAGGAGGGGACATATAACTCGACCTATCCAACGCACGGATTCGCCTGCACGCTGCCGGAGCTTGGCGGTAAGGCTGGGTCGGGACCGCCGTCGCCGGAGGCCGCGCAGTTGATTCCCGACGACCTGGCGAGCGGCGTGAAGGCGGGCTACACGTTCACCATCACCTGCGGCTCGAAGACGACGGTAAACAACGTCGACCAGTACAACAGCTACGCGATCACGGCTGTCCCCAATGCGGTCGGCAAGACCGGACAACGAGGCTTCTGCACGGACGGCAACGCGATTCGCTTCGATCCAAAGGGCGGGACGAACTGCACGGATCTGCTGCAGTAGGCGGCCCAATGGCGTGGGTTGCTCGGTGGGCGGCGCTGTTGCTGCTGGCGGTTGCCGGGGGCACGAGCGCGCAACAGCCCACCGCGGCAGCGTTGGCGAAGAAGGTCGATCAACACTACAACCATCTGCACTCGCTGGAGGCGCGTTACACAGAGCGCTACCAGGGCATGGGAATGGACCGGACGGAGACCGGCACCCTGACCCTGGAGAAGCCCGGGCGGATGCGGTGGGCGTATGACATGCCGGCCGGCAAGGTGTTCATTCTGGATGGAACGAACGCGATCTCGTACACGCCGGGCGATGCGGAGGCGACGAGGTTTCCGGAGAAAAAGCTGGACGATCTGCGGTCGCCGCTGCGGTTTCTGCTGGGGCATACCGAGCTCGAAAAGGAGCTGCACGGGTTGAGTGTGACGCTGGTGAATCTGGATGGGCAGACCGGCTATACGCTGTGGGGCACGCCGGTGGGCATCGAGCAGAGGGTGCGGTCGCTGGCGGTTACGGTCGACGCGGCGGGCCTGATTCACATCCTGCGGATCGAGGAGACGGACGGCGCGATCACGACGTTCACGTTCTCGGACATGCGGGAAAACGCGCCGGTCTCTGACGACGAGTTCCGGTTCATTCCGCCGGACGGCGTGACGGTGATTGATGGCGGAGCGCCCGTCTAAAGCGATTCAGACGCGCATGGTAACTTACCGCCGGTCAGCACAAAGGTACTGAATTTCATCGCCAATCGGCATGCGCTCCGGTTAGAGTGGATGCCGCTATGCTACCGATATCGCGTCGTGTTCTCGGCCGTCCCCTGCCAGGTGTGTGCGTTGTTGTGGGTTCCCTCTCGCTGCTGCTCTCAGGATGCGGCGGCGGTTCCGGCGGCGGAGGCACCACGTGTGGCGCCAGCTGTCCGGTGTCGAGCTACACGATCACGGTTGCGAGCGCGAACCCGGCGAGTGGCGTGTCGATTTCCTATGGCAATTCAGCAACAAGCCTGCTGGCCACCGGCGCGACGCCTCTTACGCTGACGGAAGCCCCCGGAACGATGATGATCTTCAGCGCGCCGGCGACGGCCGGGAATAACAATTTCAGTTCGTGGACCGGATGCACGTCGGTCTCGGGTGCGCAATGCAGCCTGACGGTTTCCGGGAATGTCACGGTCACGGCAAACTACGTGACTGCGGTTGCGCCGGCCGTCACGGTTACACCATCGACTTCGACGATTACGACCAATCAGGCGCTGTCTGTTGGAGTTTCGGTGGCGGCATCGTCGGGCGGAGCCACGCCGACGGGGTCGGTTGTGCTGACGAGCGGAAGCTATACATCGGCAGCGGCGACGCTGAGCAGCGGGTCGGCAACGATCAACATTCCTGCGGGCTCGCTGACGGCGGGAACGGCTTCGCTGAAGGCGACCTACACGCCGGATACGGCGAGCGCGGTCGCGTACACGAGTTCGTCCGGGACGGCGTCCGTGACAGTGAATCCGCCGCCGGCGCCGACGATGAGCATCGGTCTTTCGTCGGCGAGCATTACGACGCTGCAGCCGCTTACGGCGACCGTGACGGTTAGCGGAACGCCGACGCCGACAGGCAGCGTCGTGCTGAGCAGCGGAAGCTATACGTCAGCAGCGACGACGCTGAGCGCTGGAGTTGCGGTGATTACGGTTGCGGCGGGTTCTCTGGCCGCCGGGAACGATACGCTGACTGCAACCTACACGCCGGATTCGGGCAGCTCGTCGACCTATGGGAGTGGAACGAAGACGGCCTCGGTGACGGTGACGACCGTTTATACGCTGACGGTGAACTCTACGAATCCGGCGAGCGGGGTGAACATCACGGCAACAAAGGACGCCAACAACAGCACCGGCGGTAACAGCCCGCTTTCGCTGGTCTATCCATCGGGCACGAACGCCGTACTGACGGCTCCCGCGACCTCGGGGAGCAACACATTCAGCGGGTGGTCGGGATGCAATACGACGTCCACGACGACGTGCAACATCACGGTGAACGCCAACGCGACCGTGACGGCGGTGTACAGCGTGCCTTTACAGATCACGGTCTCGCCGGCGAGCGGGAATGTGACGATCGGGCAGTCGCAGCAATTCACGGCGACGGTTACCGGGCTCAGCCCCACGACGGTGACTTGGAGCGTTGCCGTGGCGTCGGGTACGGGGAGTGCCGGGACGATCTCCTCCGCGGGGTTTTATCAGACGCCTTATCCGGCGCCGACGAGCGTGACGATCACGGCAACAAGTACGGCGAACACTTCCATCAGCGGCTCGGCGACGGTGAATCTGATTGCGCCGGCGAGTACGGCGGGGCCGGCGCTGTCTGTTGACGCAGGCACTGTGACCGGAACGATCAGCCCGTTGATCTATGGGATGAACGGATATCTGCTGGATCCGACAACCGCGAAGAACGCGAATATTTCCGTGGTGCGCTGGGGCGGCGATGACACGTCGCGCTACAACTACCAGACGGGCGTCGTGAATTCCGCGGCTGACTACTACTTCGAGAATTTCAACGGCGCCAACAGCATGCTGCCGAACGGAAACAACGGCAACGGCACAAACTTCAACGACTTCATCGCGGAGACGACTAGTCTCGGCGTGAAGTCGATCGGCACTGCGCCTGTTCTTGGCTGGGTTTCAAACAGCGCAACGCATAGCGGAACAAACACCGGCTGCAGCTTCCCGAAGACCGGGCTGAACGGCCAGGCCTCCTACCCGAACCAGCAGAGCTACAACGGCGATGGCTGCGGCAATGGCGTCGAGTCGGATGGCAAGACCGATCTGTTCGGCAACAACACCGTCGCGTCGTTCACCAGCGTTGGAACGCCGCCGCCGACTGCACCCGGAGCTGGGGCTGCAACCAACACGTGGGCGCTGACCACGTGGGCGGGTGGCTGGGTGAACTGCCTGCTGACGGGCAGCACGAACGGGACTCAGTACTGCGGCAATGCCGGCGGGCATGACGCGACGATCTGGGATCTCGACAACGAGCCCGCCTGGTGGGATGCGGTGCACCGGGATGTGCACCCGAACCCCTCGACCTATGACGAGGTCACGAATGGCGGCATCGGAACCGCGCTGGCCATCAAGGTGGCCGATTCCAGCGCGCTGGTCAGCGGGCCGGTGATCGACTACTGGTGGAACTACTTCTACTCCAAGCAGGACATCGAGAACGGCTGGGCGAAGGGTTCACCTTGCTATCAGCCTTGGAGTGATCCGACGGACCGTGCAGCGCATGGCGGCACGCCGATGATCGTCTATTACCTCCAGCAGATGGCGTCGGCGTCCAGCACGTACAACATGCGTCTGCTCGATTACCTCACTATTCACTCGTACGTTGCCGGAACGTACAACGGATCGCAGGTGTCGTTCACGACGGCGGGGGATACGGCCGAGCAGCAGGTCCGCATGAACTCGACGCGCGCGCTGTGGGACCCAACGTATACAGATCCGAACTTTCCGCAGCCCAACTACTCCACTGACTCGAACTACACCTCCAGTTGCTCGGTGCCGCTGCAGGCGCCGCAGATCATCCCCATGATGCATTCGTGGATTACAACCGGATGGACGGGCACGACCTACGCGGCGCCCGGAACCTCCATCGACGAGTACAACTTCGGCGGGCTGGAGTCCATTAACGGCGCTGTCACGCAGGCGGACGTGCTCGGGATCTTCGGCAAGTACGGCTTGACGATGGGCGTCTTCTGGCCGACAAGCACTTACCAGACGTCCTCCGGCACGCTGACGCAACCCGGAGCCGTGATGGCCTTCGAGATGTACC
This Acidobacteriaceae bacterium DNA region includes the following protein-coding sequences:
- a CDS encoding galactitol-1-phosphate 5-dehydrogenase → MKALMLCRYEHLEVTDIPEPDCAPDEVLIRVAACGICGSDVHGYDGSSGRRIPPIVMGHEGAGIIERVGTHVKNYKPGDRVTFDSTVYCGDCEFCQRGEVNLCDNRQVLGVSCGDYRRNGAFAELVAVPARILYPLPDGFPFEEAAMLEAVSVALHAVRITQMKGGESALVIGAGMIGLLTAQAARAAGCKSVMIADVDAARLKLAEEVGIPETLHLSGQQLIDEVLRRTGGHGVDVVLEAVGRAETVVASIECVRRGGTVTLIGNIQPEVPLPLQRVVTREIRLQGSCASAGEYTEAIRLMSDGAITVRPLISAMSSLEEASDWFRRLHCREAGLLKVVVTPNGTSEVDA
- a CDS encoding SDR family oxidoreductase, with the protein product MSHNFFDLTGQVAVVTGASRGLGQYFSRALGRAGAKLVITSRKAGDCDQFLNELAGGGIEAKALVLNVREHDSIAAFGPAAEAAYGKVDILVNNAGCNIRKPALEVTWEDWNTVLDTNLRGAFFVAQAVARGMIQRGYGRIINISSVTSVFGYAGLAPYGASRGGIRQLTMSLADDWGKNGITVNALAPGWFETEQNKVMYQNEGWVEYLKERIPLNRPGRPDDLDGAIVFLASEASRYITGQTLLVDGGITVGRTRAVVNKP
- a CDS encoding MFS transporter, coding for MSAEALTLEHSNPEPYRWTIGVLLALGVLVNYFDRVNLSVSHDALVKSFHITPAAFGQLSAAYSWTYAACQLPTGMLLDAFGVRKVSLVSIFVWGMASIAAAFAPSVLLFFAARLLLGIGEAPTFPASAKAVGGWFPAHERSFATAMFDSTAKLANAVGVPLLGLLLLQFGWRWSFGFTALLSFAYLAAFALLYREPHRFSIRNIVRRDSGPGDFDLMLAPPIPMSRLLRERKILGAAIGSGAYNYVFYLLLTWLPTYLAQTQHITLRQSFLFTGAPWLVAACCGLLIGGVLVDLLIKRGFDANAVRRTVLIAGTCCGLGIAGAAFAHSITSALISITIAIGGLSAASPVLWSLPTLLVPNSSSGRVGGIMNFSNQISAIAAPILTGWVVQRTGSYMWAFVIPTVYILVGIVAYLTMLRRVEVIDVQKALAGTSLS
- a CDS encoding MBL fold metallo-hydrolase, whose protein sequence is MKTLLLTVLAIVTSLSAAAQQKTLDIYFIDVEGGQSTLFVTPQHESLLIDTGWPGHDSRDAKRIVAAAKLAGLSKLDYVIITHYHDDHVGGVPQLLALMPVGTFIDHGDLYERCPACVSGFNAYMEAIRSGRAKRMTVSAGQTLPLRDLSAQVLSSNGEVITNPLPGAGAANSFCDKSEIRPTDTTENSHSVGVLLRFGRFSATDLGDLTWDKERSLMCPVNRIGTVSLLIVSHHGWYQSSSPAYVDAIQPEVAIMDNGAKKGGSLPTVKQINAVPGLSAMWQLHRSEEAGQYNVPDERIANLNGDDASDAGNYLKVSASKDGSFTVFNSRTGKTVAYPAR
- the rlmN gene encoding 23S rRNA (adenine(2503)-C(2))-methyltransferase RlmN, encoding MTLPGLAELMNSFGQKPYRARQIWDALYKQRVISVEDMTTLSHPLREQLMTAGWSVGLPEIVQTARSVDGTERYLMRMADGETVETVWMPDGDGGERGDGSEAAEEEAAESVDAEEAVSGAKPGYWDRRGNGRAKSSFGTLAEKGFRRATICISSQVGCAVNCQFCLTAKLGIKRNLTAGEIAGQVAAVLNRQAIQIGKDRINLVFMGMGEPFLNYDEFMASVRLLAEGIGIPESRMTVSTSGILPGIERFASEEVRPKLALSLNASNDVVRERIMPITRKWKIAELLAACKRIPLRTREWVTFEYVLLGGVNDQPEHAREVLDLLKGMRAKVNLIVWNPGPGIDYVQPKPEDVARFQKMLIEGGMPAYIRRPRGRDIYAACGQLKRTVAEEQPQLVNLTV
- a CDS encoding pitrilysin family protein: MPISVPVAENATPSSPHTRDIRSTRLPNGLLVLTERMPHLRSVSMGVWLDGGSRDETPAANGISHFLEHMVFKGTTTRSAQQFAREADALGGNVDAFTGKETVCFSIKVLDESVPAALDLLTDLVLHPTFAPDDIVRERGVILEEIKMDEDNPDYLVHELFTRNFWPHDALGRPILGTAKTVSSFNQQIVLDEYAKRFTPANMVFAAAGNLQHEEFLAQVEAAFDSLAASSSDKLVRGASPAVKPHITLKNKKSLEQVQMCLAVPGLPVAHEDRYAAFLLNSILGGGMSSRLFQSIREERGLAYSIYSELSPFRDTGSLAVYAGCGVERTREVLDLTLAELNRMKSEPVAEDDLRRAKDQIKGNMVLGLESSSSRMSSLARQQMYHGRFFSAEEITAEVDRVTAGDIRRLAGELFQTDRLALTLLGNLGSLEIKRGDLAC
- a CDS encoding type II secretion system protein; the protein is MQTACSERADLSENRSKSSVAEAGFTLVELLIVMSVILILMTLAIPEMMKVIMRSNETSAIQSLRDLNSQEGTYNSTYPTHGFACTLPELGGKAGSGPPSPEAAQLIPDDLASGVKAGYTFTITCGSKTTVNNVDQYNSYAITAVPNAVGKTGQRGFCTDGNAIRFDPKGGTNCTDLLQ